In the Anastrepha obliqua isolate idAnaObli1 chromosome 1, idAnaObli1_1.0, whole genome shotgun sequence genome, one interval contains:
- the LOC129250733 gene encoding glycine receptor subunit alpha-4 has product MEYQIFLLVIFSICLEKFTTGEYQQSLAITDILPEDIKRYDKMRPPKKDGQPTIVYFHVTVMGLDSIDENSMTYVADVFFAQTWKDHRLRLPENMTQEYRLLEVDWLKNMWRPDSFFKNAKSVTFQTMTIPNHYMWLYKDKTILYMVKLTLKLSCTMNFAIYPHDTQECKMQMESLSHTTDDMIFQWDPTTPLVVDENIELPQVALIRNETADCTQVYSTGNFTCLEVVFTLKRRLVYYVFNTYIPTCMIVIMSWVSFWIKPEAAPARVTLGVTSLLTLSTQHAKSQSSLPPVSYLKAVDAFMSVCTVFVFMALMEYCLINIVLSDTPIPKPIAYPPKPVPEGAKKEPEKPPTTAPIPAPATTPAKVVPDEKIEKIEKIFDEMTKNKRVVHTRRVVRPPLDADGPWIPRQESRIILTPTIAPPPPPPPPEPELPKPKLTPQQERLKRAIYIDRTSRVLFPALFASLNGIYWIIFYEYL; this is encoded by the exons ATGGAATACCAAATCTTCCTGTtggtaatattttcaatatgttTAGAGAAATTCACAACGGGCGAATACCA GCAAAGTTTAGCGATAACAGATATATTACCCGAGGATATAAAACGCTATGACAAAATGCGTCCACCCAAAAAGGACGGACAACCAACAATAGTTTACTTTCACGTCACTGTAATGGGTCTCGATTCGATCGACGAGAACTCAATGACATATGTCGCGGACGTTTTTTTCGCGCAAACATGGAAAGATCACCGATTACGACTTCCAGAGAATATGACACAGGAGTATAGATTGCTCGAGGTAGATTGGTTGAAGAATATGTGGCGCCCCGACTCTTTCTTCAAGAATGCCAAATCAGTTACTTTCCAAACAATGACAATTCCTAATCATTATATGTGGTTGTACAAGGATAAAACCATACTTTATATGGTGAAATTGACATTGAAATTGTCGTGCACCATGAATTTTGCCATTTATCCGCATGACACGCAAGAATGCAAGATGCAGATGGAAAGTT TATCACACACCACAGATGATATGATCTTTCAGTGGGATCCAACGACCCCGTTAGTggttgatgaaaatattgaactacCGCAGGTGGCACTGATACGTAACGAAACTGCGG ATTGCACTCAAGTCTACTCGACCGGCAATTTCACCTGCCTCGAAGTCGTTTTCACGCTCAAACGCCGTTTAGTCTACTATGttttcaatacatacataccgacTTGTATGATTGTCATAATGTCTTGGGTCTCATTTTGGATCAAACCGGAGGCAGCGCCAGCGCGTGTTACACTCGGTGTCACTTCGCTACTGACATTGTCCACGCAACATGCGAAGTCACAATCATCTCTGCCGCCTGTTTCCTATCTAAAGGCGGTCGACGCATTCATGTCCGTTTGCACGGTGTTTGTTTTCATGGCTTTAATGGAATATTGcttaataaatattgtattaagtgACACGCCAATACCGAAACCCATAGCTTATCCGCCGAAGCCGGTGCCGGAAGGTGCGAAAAAAGAACCAGAAAAGCCACCTACGACCGCACCAATACCCGCGCCAGCAACCACACCAGCCAAAGTGGTGCCAGACGAAAAGATTGAGAAAATTGAAAAGATATTCGATGAGATGACCAAAAATAAAAGG GTAGTGCACACACGTCGTGTCGTACGCCCTCCACTAGATGCCGATGGCCCTTGGATTCCACGACAAGAATCACGCATCATACTAACACCAACCAttgcaccaccaccaccgccaccgccGCCAGAACCCGAGCTACCCAAACCAAAACTTACGCCACAGCAAGAACGCCTGAAGAGAGCCATTTACATTGATCGCACATCAAGGGTGCTCTTTCCCGCGCTATTCGCCAGTCTTAACGGTATTTACtggatcatattttatgaatatcTCTAA
- the LOC129250741 gene encoding acyl-coenzyme A thioesterase 9, mitochondrial-like yields MIRILQKGTHVLLRQQLSARPALLSANFATALKGQDAPPPIYTMNEVLTEIMQRLGLERGYCPIPKSREHLLKYTPKAEDLPARAMQDSYTSALLPLSTDLKLQDNYVSHLGNVRMGRLMEDMDAFAVWVAHQHIKVPTLPANVNLPYTFVTILVDKVTFSDLITNVKEDIRISGHMSWVGRSSMEIVVWLEQKHHDVYKKITRALFLMGARNATNTGPAPVNPIAPATEEEKQILSGGEERKKRRQMIQAQSIFKVEPNDFEQSLMYDIYKRTTHTNTMELNKRVLPSNARWMSEWSTVTTIPCFPEHRNAHNTVFGGFLMRLGLESSWTAAFLYCGTRPKLMHICDISFEKPVPVTSFIKLTSYVVYTELNYLQIMTVIDVLDTSGGGSGQVTTNVFYSTYKSNETVHQILPRSYHETMWYIQGRRKFKYSMGLE; encoded by the exons atgataagaatACTGCAAAAAGGCACGCATGTATTGTTACGTCAACAATTGTCTGCGAGACCAGCCTTGCT ttcCGCGAATTTTGCAACGGCCTTAAAGGGGCAGGATGCACCCCCACCCATATATACGATGAATGAAG TGCTAACTGAAATTATGCAGCGTTTGGGTCTGGAAAGGGGCTACTGTCCCATACCAAAAAGTCGGGAACATTTACTAAAGTATACCCCGAAAGCGGAGGACTTACCCGCACGTGCAATGCAGGATTCCTACACGTCGGCGCTGCTCCCACTTAGTACTGATTTGAAACTACAAGACAATTACGTCTCACATTTAGGTAACGTACGAATGGGCCGTCTAATGGAAGATATGGATGCTTTTGCAG TTTGGGTTGCTCATCAGCATATTAAAGTGCCCACCCTTCCCGCCAATGTCAACTTGCCATACACTTTTGTCACCATACTGGTTGATAAAGTGACGTTCAGTGACCTAATAACCAATGTCAAGGAAGATATACGTATTTCTGGGCATATGTCGTGGGTAGGACGGAGTTCCATGGAAATCGTTGTGTGGCTGGAGCAAAAGCATCATGACGTTTATAAGAAAATAACTCGTGCGCTATTTCTCATGGGTGCACGCAATGCTACCAATACCGGGCCGGCTCCGGTTAATCCAATTGCACCAGCCACGGAGGAGGAGAAACAGATACTTTCCGGTGGTGAGGAGCGCAAAAAGCGACGCCAAATGATACAAGCACAATCGATATTTAAAGTAGAACCAAATGATTTTGAGCAATCCTTAATGTATGATATCTATAAGCGTACCACACATACCAATACTATGGAGCTGAATAAACGTGTGTTACCGTCGAATGCGCGTTGGATGTCTGAATGGAGTACAGTTACAACGATACCATGCTTTCCGGAGCATCGCAATGCACACAATACAGTGTTCGGTGGATTTTTAATGCGTTTAGGTTTGGAAAGCAGCTGGACAGCTGCTTTCTTGTATTGCGGCACACGTCCCAAATTGATGCATATTTGCGACATAAGCTTCGAGAAGCCTGTCCCGGTTACATCGTTTATAAAACTAACCTCCTATGTGGTGTACACCGAATTGAATTATCTGCAAATAATGACAGTTATTGATGTATTGGACACAAGTGGCGGCGGCAGTGGTCAAGTCACTACAAACGTCTTCTATAGTACATATAAATCAAATGAGACTGTACACCAGATACTGCCAAGATCTTATCACGAAACTATGTGGTACATACAGGGAAGGCGCAAGTTTAAATATTCAATGGGCTtggaataa
- the LOC129253177 gene encoding 60S ribosomal protein L6, producing the protein MAPSANAKKSAKTGKKNHKHPVNKLLSGGILRYSKSQMYKRRALYRLKNVKQPIVPKVKIPIKKVKKINGPKNGGERTVYLKKPKANYPTKRFVKKRPAKSYFSNHQRNIRRNLVPGRVLILLAGRHQGKRVVLLKVLNSGLLLVTGPFALNSCPLRRISQRFVIGTSSKVDLGDLKVPEHLDDAYFRRLKIKKDKKSGEGDIFAVKKERFVPNEQRKKDQKEVDAAVLKAIKAHPEGKFFKKYLQNMFALHSSQYPHRLRF; encoded by the exons ATGGCACCCAGCGCAAATGCTAAAAAATCTGCCAAAACGGGCAAAAAGAACCATAAGCACCCGGTAAATAAATTACTCAGCGGGGGAATTCTGCGCTACTCCAAGAGCCAg atGTACAAGCGTCGTGCTCTGTACCGTTTGAAGAATGTGAAGCAGCCCATTGTTCCAAAAGTCAAGATACCCATCAAGAAAGTGAAGAAGATCAATGGCCCCAAGAACGGCGGTGAACGTACTGTGTATTTGAAGAAACCCAAAGCCAACTACCCAACCAAACGTTTTGTCAAGAAGCGTCCTGCTAAATCTTACTTCAGCAACCACCAGCGTAACATTCGTCGCAATCTCGTCCCTGGACGTGTGCTAATTTTGTTGGCTGGTCGTCACCAAGGCAAACGTGTTGTACTATTGAAGGTATTGAACTCTGGACTGTTGCTTGTTACCGGTCCATTTGCATTGAACTCCTGCCCATTGCGTCGCATTTCGCAACGTTTCGTCATTGGTACATCCTCAAAGGTGGATTTGGGCGATCTCAAAGTGCCAGAGCACTTAGACGATGCCTACTTCCGTCGTTTGAAAATCAAGAAGGATAAAAAATCCGGTGAGGGTGATATTTTCGCTGTCAAGAAGGAACGTTTCGTCCCCAATGAACAGCGCAAGAAGGACCAGAAGGAAGTTGATGCTGCAGTGCTTAAGGCTATCAAAGCGCATCCAGAAGGCAAATTCTTCAAGaaatatctgcaaaatatgtttgcttTGCACTCATCGCAGTATCCCCATCGTTTGCGATTCTAA